Proteins from one Shewanella pealeana ATCC 700345 genomic window:
- a CDS encoding NAD(P)H-dependent oxidoreductase, which yields MELIIVSASQRSPSQSAKVARYLSERVEGFSKVNHIELCQYNLPFWDGSADSKSADDSRWPLIAQQLRNADALVLITPEWGGMASPLMKNFLLMCDNQDTAHKPALLVAVVSGISGAYPIAELRMNALKNNKLVATPDHLIIRNVEEVLNHNDPDDERELHLRQRIDYSLHMLEQYSEALKAIRYRHQNQPFPKQQEYSYGM from the coding sequence ATGGAATTAATCATCGTAAGTGCTAGCCAGAGAAGCCCGTCACAAAGTGCAAAGGTTGCGCGTTATCTTAGTGAACGAGTTGAGGGTTTTAGCAAGGTCAATCACATCGAGCTCTGCCAGTACAACTTACCTTTTTGGGACGGGTCTGCCGATTCTAAGTCGGCAGATGACAGCCGCTGGCCCTTGATTGCTCAGCAGCTTAGAAACGCCGACGCACTGGTATTAATTACTCCTGAATGGGGAGGCATGGCTTCGCCATTAATGAAGAACTTTTTATTGATGTGTGACAACCAAGATACCGCCCATAAGCCAGCACTTCTGGTGGCGGTTGTTAGCGGGATCAGTGGCGCCTACCCTATCGCCGAATTGAGAATGAATGCCTTGAAGAACAATAAGCTTGTGGCAACACCCGATCACTTGATCATTCGCAATGTGGAAGAGGTGCTTAACCATAACGATCCCGATGATGAGCGAGAATTACATTTACGCCAGCGTATAGACTACAGTTTGCATATGCTAGAGCAATATAGTGAAGCCTTAAAAGCGATCCGTTATCGGCACCAAAACCAACCTTTTCCAAAACAGCAAGAATATAGCTACGGCATGTAA
- a CDS encoding response regulator, whose protein sequence is MTNSQSTHRVLLVEDDIRLANLIVDFLKSHGMHVEVERRGDTVLTRLINYKPDIILLDIMLPGMDGLTLCEKLPDYFAGPILLMSALGSNEDQIKGLELGADDYVVKPVDPALLVARINNLLRRQAKPAQVESHCLSFGKLSIDPHTQAIRLGETEVDLTSHEFELLWLLASQAGQVMSRQYIYQYLLNIDFDGKDRKIDVRISRLRKKLGDNIETPFRIKTVWGQGYLFAPEAWNN, encoded by the coding sequence ATGACCAACTCTCAATCTACGCATAGAGTTTTGTTAGTTGAAGATGATATTCGTTTGGCCAATTTGATTGTCGATTTCCTAAAATCACATGGCATGCACGTCGAAGTAGAGCGTAGAGGCGACACAGTTTTAACCCGCCTAATAAACTATAAGCCTGACATTATTTTGCTTGATATCATGTTGCCAGGCATGGACGGTTTAACCCTATGTGAAAAGCTACCAGACTACTTTGCCGGCCCTATCCTGTTAATGAGCGCCCTAGGTTCAAATGAAGACCAGATTAAGGGCTTAGAGTTAGGCGCAGATGATTATGTCGTTAAGCCTGTCGATCCCGCTTTATTAGTTGCGCGTATCAATAATTTATTACGCCGACAAGCAAAGCCCGCACAAGTAGAGTCCCACTGCCTCAGCTTTGGTAAATTGAGCATAGATCCGCACACTCAAGCCATTCGTTTGGGTGAAACAGAGGTCGATCTAACTAGTCACGAATTTGAACTACTATGGCTGCTTGCATCACAGGCAGGACAAGTAATGAGTCGTCAGTATATCTATCAATACCTGCTCAATATCGATTTTGATGGTAAGGATAGAAAGATTGATGTGCGTATCTCTCGTCTAAGAAAGAAACTTGGCGATAATATTGAAACGCCATTTAGAATTAAGACGGTATGGGGCCAAGGTTACCTATTCGCACCAGAAGCATGGAATAACTAA
- a CDS encoding DUF4136 domain-containing protein, with amino-acid sequence MKIQPRGLLFSLVLIPLVLLVACSSSPKNDYDLNYDFSSLKSFSQLEPSKNSDPLSANRIQQAIANSLTRQGFAAQAENGDFTVAYGFKVENKPKDSGFTIGLGTGSWGSSGGASIGTSVDVPVGSDTAKIQTIQIDIIDPKTNQLIWRGTDKFNFDDGGEAKAEETKATVAKILAQFPPKRER; translated from the coding sequence ATGAAGATACAGCCAAGAGGCCTTTTATTCAGCCTAGTTTTGATACCGCTAGTATTACTTGTCGCTTGTAGCTCTAGTCCTAAAAATGATTACGACCTCAATTATGACTTTTCCAGTTTAAAGAGTTTTTCACAGCTCGAACCAAGCAAGAACAGCGACCCATTGAGCGCCAATAGAATTCAGCAGGCAATAGCCAATTCACTCACTCGCCAAGGCTTTGCAGCTCAAGCTGAGAATGGCGATTTTACTGTAGCCTACGGTTTTAAGGTTGAAAATAAACCCAAAGATTCAGGTTTCACTATTGGCTTAGGCACAGGCTCTTGGGGCAGCTCTGGCGGAGCAAGTATCGGCACCAGTGTCGATGTGCCTGTTGGCAGTGATACTGCCAAAATCCAAACCATACAGATAGATATTATCGATCCAAAAACTAATCAGCTGATCTGGCGCGGTACAGATAAGTTCAATTTCGACGATGGTGGCGAAGCTAAGGCAGAAGAAACCAAGGCGACAGTCGCTAAGATCTTGGCACAATTCCCGCCTAAACGAGAAAGGTAA
- a CDS encoding ATP-binding protein, giving the protein MKRLFISLYLLLSLGFLGIGWTLDNLWQNNVDEKGALDAPLVALAQVLAALPPAERQAMLDSIEADPDFALTLLDSDQVAFSSEQLVQANKVIATPYDINHELQFVAVGEQVLMAGPIAIDPAASLRNIYNIFFYLLLAFIALIWVWPLSKDLKTLRKATKEFGQANWNTRIKLPKRSQVLPLANTFNDMAAHISALIENQKHLSNAVSHEIRTPLARLKFALALLPQYCQPNSDEANRQRFLDEMKLDIKEMENLLQELLTYASLETQRESLNFERCDLNSLVAQTIRRLQSHNPTPIVLDKPEETIYLIAEPSLVERALQNLITNAQRFSTDDIKVKISQDTDGIRLSVTDHGEGILEEDQSKIFEPFYRSSSSKNGNKGHGLGLAIIKRIMDRHHAEVSLQSRPGFTQFTLFWPKTKED; this is encoded by the coding sequence ATGAAACGTCTTTTTATTAGCCTCTATCTTCTGCTCAGCCTTGGCTTTTTAGGCATCGGCTGGACTCTGGATAATTTGTGGCAAAACAATGTTGACGAAAAAGGTGCACTCGATGCACCTTTAGTCGCTTTAGCGCAAGTATTAGCGGCCCTCCCTCCAGCCGAACGTCAGGCGATGCTAGATTCCATCGAAGCCGACCCGGACTTTGCTCTTACCCTACTCGATTCTGATCAGGTGGCATTTTCAAGCGAACAACTCGTTCAAGCCAATAAAGTGATTGCGACCCCCTATGATATCAACCACGAGCTGCAATTTGTGGCTGTGGGTGAGCAAGTTTTAATGGCTGGCCCTATAGCGATTGACCCTGCAGCCAGTTTAAGAAATATCTACAATATCTTTTTCTATCTGTTGCTAGCGTTTATTGCACTCATTTGGGTCTGGCCATTATCTAAAGATCTTAAAACCTTACGTAAGGCCACCAAGGAGTTTGGCCAAGCCAATTGGAACACTCGAATAAAGTTACCCAAACGCTCGCAAGTATTGCCGTTAGCAAATACCTTTAACGATATGGCTGCTCATATCAGTGCGCTTATCGAAAATCAGAAGCATCTCTCTAATGCCGTTTCACACGAAATCCGCACCCCATTAGCGCGGCTTAAATTCGCCTTAGCCCTATTACCTCAGTACTGTCAGCCAAATTCTGATGAGGCAAATCGTCAGCGCTTTTTAGATGAGATGAAGCTCGATATCAAAGAGATGGAAAACCTGCTACAAGAGTTACTCACATATGCCAGTCTCGAGACTCAGAGGGAGTCACTCAACTTTGAGCGCTGTGATTTAAACAGCCTAGTCGCACAAACGATAAGACGACTCCAAAGCCACAATCCGACTCCTATCGTGCTCGATAAACCAGAGGAAACGATCTACCTAATCGCCGAGCCATCGCTGGTCGAGCGTGCACTACAGAATCTCATCACTAACGCTCAAAGGTTCTCGACTGACGATATTAAAGTCAAAATATCTCAAGATACAGACGGGATAAGGCTGTCAGTTACCGATCACGGTGAGGGGATTTTAGAGGAAGATCAGAGCAAGATATTTGAGCCATTTTATCGCAGTAGCAGCAGTAAAAATGGTAATAAGGGTCACGGCTTAGGCTTAGCAATAATCAAGCGGATCATGGACAGACACCATGCCGAGGTCAGTTTACAAAGCCGGCCTGGCTTTACTCAATTTACCTTATTCTGGCCTAAGACAAAGGAAGATTAA
- a CDS encoding DUF1289 domain-containing protein has protein sequence MEQLEFFEIPSPCIGVCQSDARGYCKGCLRNRNERFNWLEFSDAQKYDVIRLCKQRKRRRQLAILKAKKAQLLDARAQANTSLEFGDELTAETHDNLEEFKLD, from the coding sequence ATGGAGCAGTTAGAGTTTTTTGAAATCCCCAGCCCCTGTATCGGCGTTTGCCAGAGTGATGCAAGAGGCTACTGTAAAGGGTGTTTGCGTAATCGAAACGAGCGCTTTAATTGGCTCGAGTTTTCCGATGCGCAAAAATATGATGTGATTCGCTTATGCAAGCAGCGTAAGCGAAGGCGTCAGCTTGCAATATTAAAAGCTAAGAAGGCGCAATTATTAGATGCAAGGGCGCAAGCCAATACCAGTCTTGAATTTGGCGATGAATTAACGGCAGAGACACATGACAATCTAGAGGAGTTTAAGCTAGATTAA
- a CDS encoding DUF1971 domain-containing protein has translation MAKIPTDYVNYKSTPVFEEHTVPKMFLHLHNTKAGVYGQIHVLNGELKFYGFKDRRGDVEQEVVIKTGETGISPPQYWHKVELLTHDTQFRVDFWAQKDSEIVAKNLSERD, from the coding sequence ATGGCTAAGATCCCGACAGATTACGTTAATTATAAATCCACACCGGTATTTGAGGAACATACAGTACCCAAGATGTTTCTTCATCTGCATAACACTAAAGCGGGCGTGTACGGCCAAATTCATGTATTAAATGGCGAACTTAAGTTTTATGGATTTAAAGATAGGCGTGGAGATGTGGAACAAGAAGTGGTCATTAAAACCGGTGAAACTGGCATCTCACCACCTCAATATTGGCATAAAGTAGAGCTTCTCACCCATGATACTCAGTTTAGGGTCGATTTTTGGGCACAAAAGGACTCAGAAATAGTCGCTAAAAACCTATCAGAACGAGATTGA
- a CDS encoding MipA/OmpV family protein: MPYFLALLLTISLYSTAVFANAPASCDNNTDCIEVGRWDLGFSLGYGNKSNPLKDYKDIPIYVVPTLAYYGNSWFFDNGNIGYTLAEGENYTVNMVTTFSHDSAFFHRWDPSNIFLLSGSGNQSATSSIGATMSTKSIVEPVIGELENRNFTYLGGDEAFIYTRFGIVHASVAHDILDVHGGLESKLKWFYNIPLDKWNFEFAAVLDWKSDEVVDYYYGVRPSESLYWNQAYQAESALNKSIEFTGQYVLTENWNLLLVARYTDIADAIVDSPLVDKDYTSTYFVGAAYRF, from the coding sequence ATGCCATACTTTTTAGCGCTTCTGCTTACTATCAGCTTATATTCCACAGCCGTGTTCGCAAATGCTCCAGCAAGCTGTGATAACAATACAGACTGCATCGAAGTCGGTCGTTGGGATCTGGGCTTTAGCTTAGGCTATGGCAATAAATCTAACCCGCTTAAAGACTATAAAGATATCCCTATTTATGTAGTGCCAACCCTTGCCTATTATGGCAATAGCTGGTTTTTTGATAATGGTAATATCGGTTACACCTTGGCCGAAGGTGAGAATTACACGGTCAATATGGTGACGACTTTTAGCCATGACAGCGCCTTCTTCCACCGTTGGGACCCTTCAAATATTTTCCTGCTCAGTGGTAGCGGCAACCAAAGTGCGACATCCTCGATTGGAGCCACCATGTCAACCAAATCGATAGTCGAGCCCGTTATTGGCGAACTGGAAAATCGAAACTTTACATATCTTGGCGGAGACGAGGCTTTTATTTACACCCGATTTGGTATAGTGCACGCAAGCGTCGCTCATGATATTTTAGATGTTCATGGTGGCCTAGAGTCTAAATTGAAGTGGTTCTATAACATTCCTTTAGATAAATGGAATTTCGAATTTGCTGCAGTGTTAGACTGGAAGAGTGATGAGGTTGTTGATTACTACTACGGCGTAAGACCAAGTGAAAGCCTCTACTGGAACCAAGCATATCAAGCGGAGTCGGCATTGAATAAGAGCATCGAATTTACGGGCCAGTATGTATTAACCGAAAACTGGAATTTGCTCTTAGTTGCGCGTTACACAGATATCGCTGACGCAATAGTCGATAGCCCACTTGTAGATAAAGATTACACAAGCACCTATTTTGTTGGCGCAGCGTATAGGTTCTAA
- a CDS encoding universal stress protein — protein sequence MIAYHHTLTVIDNDSPAQFALHKALQLAKKTHSKVTALKIDHPNGNLLTRLGLIPNNALDPMLFVKKLLAKYQRQGVEVEIKNIEKTKDHVALIKETKAGNYDLIMINNQHRSAILNEFIPSCEAHLLRDCELPIMIVGNKSWQRHGHILTALETSNSQIEHSKLNQCLLDDSQQLASLLDNDIHLVNCYQTENWSMSVERRKDLITDEEQKKQHWARLLNSAKSYHLADDHLHLEQGLPDHVIPSVANQCDANLLIIGAGEHHGVISDLKGHTSCAIVDELKCDILAIKPQLH from the coding sequence ATGATTGCGTACCATCACACACTGACGGTTATCGATAATGATTCACCGGCACAATTTGCACTGCATAAGGCATTACAACTCGCTAAGAAGACTCATTCTAAAGTCACCGCCTTAAAAATCGATCATCCCAACGGTAACTTATTAACTAGGCTTGGGCTCATCCCAAATAATGCCCTTGACCCTATGCTGTTTGTAAAAAAGCTTTTAGCAAAATACCAACGTCAAGGTGTTGAGGTTGAGATCAAAAATATTGAGAAAACCAAAGACCATGTTGCGCTTATCAAGGAAACAAAGGCAGGTAATTACGATTTAATCATGATTAACAATCAACATCGCAGTGCAATCCTGAACGAATTTATTCCTAGTTGTGAAGCGCACTTACTGCGAGATTGTGAGCTTCCCATCATGATAGTGGGCAACAAAAGTTGGCAAAGACACGGACATATCCTCACCGCACTAGAAACCTCTAACTCCCAGATTGAACACAGTAAATTAAATCAGTGTTTACTCGATGATAGCCAGCAGCTGGCTTCTTTGTTAGATAACGATATTCACTTAGTTAACTGTTACCAAACCGAAAACTGGAGTATGTCAGTAGAAAGGAGGAAAGATTTAATCACAGATGAAGAGCAAAAAAAGCAACACTGGGCACGATTACTCAATAGTGCAAAAAGCTATCATTTAGCCGATGACCATCTGCATCTTGAACAAGGGTTACCGGATCATGTCATCCCTTCAGTTGCAAACCAATGTGACGCAAATCTCTTAATCATTGGTGCCGGTGAGCATCATGGGGTAATCAGCGACTTAAAAGGCCACACCTCTTGTGCGATAGTCGATGAGCTCAAATGTGATATTTTAGCCATCAAGCCACAGCTACACTAA
- a CDS encoding SDR family oxidoreductase has product MTNRQRILITGASSGLGKGMAIEFAKKGRDLALCARRVERLEVLKQELLQLNPNIKVSVKALDVNQHQAVFAVFNEFKSEFGQLDRIILNAGMGKGASIGTGHFEANKQTAETNFVALLAQAEAAMAIFREQNSGHLVTISSVSAVRGFRRAMTVYAASKAAVTSLTEGIRIDVMHTPIKVSCIHPGFIRSEINEHVAKVPFIVDTQTGCRAMIAAIEAERASSFVPRWPWSLLRWLIPLVPNRWIRRMS; this is encoded by the coding sequence ATGACAAACCGTCAAAGGATATTAATCACTGGCGCAAGTTCAGGCCTAGGTAAAGGCATGGCCATCGAGTTTGCCAAGAAGGGGCGAGACCTAGCGCTATGTGCACGGCGAGTCGAACGTTTAGAAGTTCTCAAGCAAGAGTTACTGCAGTTAAATCCCAATATTAAGGTTTCGGTCAAAGCACTCGATGTGAATCAGCATCAAGCTGTTTTTGCGGTGTTTAATGAGTTTAAGTCTGAGTTTGGACAGCTAGATAGAATTATTCTCAATGCGGGAATGGGGAAGGGCGCATCTATTGGCACTGGACATTTTGAGGCTAACAAGCAAACTGCTGAAACCAATTTTGTCGCTCTATTGGCACAAGCTGAAGCGGCAATGGCCATTTTTCGTGAACAGAATTCTGGTCACTTAGTCACAATATCTTCAGTGAGTGCGGTGAGGGGCTTTAGACGAGCGATGACGGTTTATGCGGCCTCGAAGGCGGCGGTAACCTCGTTAACGGAAGGCATTCGTATCGATGTGATGCATACGCCGATTAAGGTCAGTTGTATTCATCCTGGGTTTATTCGTAGTGAAATTAATGAGCATGTGGCAAAGGTTCCCTTTATCGTCGATACGCAAACGGGTTGTAGGGCCATGATAGCCGCTATAGAAGCCGAAAGGGCAAGCAGTTTCGTGCCACGTTGGCCTTGGTCACTATTGCGCTGGTTAATACCGCTTGTGCCGAACCGCTGGATAAGACGAATGAGTTGA
- a CDS encoding DUF3019 domain-containing protein, producing the protein MLLGSIVSASAAAIDNAEALEPSLKLSPEICITSEDGQSCDIEVTLEWQLLTNQTVCIISDYNELKKWCSPSPDIHSLTINIRADRDIQFVMIDKDTHETLAGVKLKVTPASSPQVRRRYRNPWSLF; encoded by the coding sequence ATGCTTCTAGGCTCAATTGTGAGTGCATCTGCTGCTGCAATAGATAACGCAGAGGCTTTAGAGCCGAGCCTCAAACTGTCCCCTGAGATCTGTATCACATCGGAAGATGGCCAGTCCTGTGATATTGAAGTCACTTTAGAATGGCAATTGTTAACAAATCAAACAGTTTGCATCATTTCCGATTACAATGAATTAAAAAAATGGTGTAGTCCCTCACCAGATATTCACTCTTTAACCATTAATATCAGAGCAGATCGTGATATTCAGTTTGTGATGATAGACAAAGATACCCACGAGACACTTGCAGGTGTAAAATTAAAAGTTACACCCGCTTCTTCGCCTCAAGTTAGGCGACGATATCGCAACCCATGGAGCTTATTCTAA
- a CDS encoding GNAT family N-acetyltransferase: MTGERIPLEMGKTILVDIDIRHSLDGDIDGICQLYSQPSCYSATLQHPFPSLQLWQKRLMNLPENFYSLVAVREGEVVGQIGMEVFTNPRRKHVANIGMAVHESYRGIGIASALLEAMVSLAQNWLAVRRIELEVYTDNHLAVSLYKKHGFVIEGEMREYAFRDGEYIDAFLMANVRD, from the coding sequence ATGACTGGAGAGCGGATCCCTCTAGAGATGGGCAAAACAATTTTGGTAGATATAGATATTCGTCACAGCTTAGATGGCGATATTGATGGTATTTGCCAACTGTATAGTCAGCCGAGTTGCTATAGCGCAACCTTGCAGCACCCTTTTCCGTCTTTACAGCTTTGGCAGAAACGTTTGATGAACCTGCCTGAGAACTTCTACAGCTTAGTTGCCGTCAGGGAGGGTGAGGTTGTCGGCCAGATTGGGATGGAAGTATTTACTAACCCAAGGCGTAAGCATGTTGCTAATATCGGTATGGCCGTGCATGAGTCATACAGAGGCATAGGCATCGCTTCGGCTCTGCTCGAAGCCATGGTGTCATTGGCACAAAACTGGCTTGCGGTGCGGCGGATAGAACTCGAAGTGTATACCGACAATCACTTAGCCGTTAGCCTGTATAAAAAGCATGGTTTTGTGATTGAGGGAGAAATGCGTGAATATGCTTTTCGTGATGGCGAATATATTGACGCATTTCTGATGGCTAATGTTAGAGATTAG
- a CDS encoding helix-turn-helix transcriptional regulator: MKTSDKILQMLKTQGGLTAKSIATELGLTTMGVRQHLQGLEECRDVVFEDRKATRGRPTRYWALTAQSNSHFSDRHEELTVQLIDSVKTVFGDGGLEQLIAHREQASLTLYRDALIGADTLVAKLQILAQLRTEEGYMATVEQTDRYYWLLENHCPICAAASACLNFCRSELQLFQNLLQEDATVSREEHIIEGARRCAYKVLPSNKASGQ; encoded by the coding sequence ATGAAAACCAGCGATAAGATTTTGCAGATGTTAAAAACTCAAGGGGGGTTGACCGCTAAGTCGATTGCCACAGAGCTGGGGCTTACCACTATGGGGGTGCGCCAGCATTTACAAGGCCTAGAAGAGTGCCGTGATGTGGTTTTTGAGGATAGAAAGGCGACTCGTGGTAGACCCACACGTTACTGGGCACTCACTGCGCAAAGTAATAGTCATTTCTCTGATCGACATGAAGAACTAACGGTGCAGTTAATCGACTCTGTTAAGACGGTCTTTGGTGATGGTGGCTTAGAGCAGCTTATTGCTCATCGTGAACAGGCGTCGTTAACACTTTATCGTGATGCGTTAATCGGCGCTGATACCTTGGTGGCTAAATTACAGATCTTGGCTCAGTTACGTACAGAGGAGGGTTATATGGCGACGGTAGAGCAAACTGATAGATACTATTGGCTACTAGAGAATCATTGCCCAATCTGCGCCGCGGCATCGGCATGCCTTAACTTTTGCCGCTCTGAATTGCAGCTATTTCAAAACCTGCTGCAAGAGGACGCCACGGTAAGTCGTGAAGAGCATATTATCGAAGGTGCGCGGCGTTGCGCCTATAAAGTGCTGCCTAGCAATAAAGCGAGCGGTCAATAA
- a CDS encoding AAA family ATPase — MQDIQDLSAVLRSNTPIIVIETYEEYRVIELLRKVSNILYQPLFSWSVTQGLMRVDSGLGRQKFNCEPGDILGQIKSTKEQGIYVLCDFHPFVEDAPKNVRLLKEIALEYEALKHTIVLVSHEFTIPPEIKHYCAHFRLSLPNTAQLLNLIYEQIDKVRSEGMMLNVDDEAVAKLAENLRGVTFDDARRLAHKAIVDDGAITHSDIDSINRGKFELLDMQGVLQFEYDTSDFSQVAGLHNLKQWLSHRTPSAHTQILEDKPKGILLLGVQGSGKSLAAKAVAGMWQRPLLKMDMSALYNKYIGETEKNLRKALELADLMAPCVLWIDEIEKGLSSGSGSGDDGTSQRILGTILTWMSERKSDVFLVATANDISALPPELMRKGRMDEIFFVDLPDANIRQAIFLIHIQRRQLEPTQFELAQLAKLSQGFSGAEIEQAVISAIYTAKALEREVDQSALLEELMKTRPLSVVMREKLQALRQWAEGRTVNAHQ, encoded by the coding sequence ATGCAAGATATTCAAGACCTTAGTGCTGTACTGCGCTCCAACACGCCTATTATCGTCATAGAGACCTATGAGGAGTATCGGGTGATCGAATTACTTAGAAAAGTCTCTAATATCCTATATCAACCGCTGTTTAGTTGGAGTGTGACTCAGGGGTTGATGCGAGTCGATAGTGGCTTGGGGCGACAGAAGTTTAACTGTGAACCTGGTGATATTCTTGGGCAGATAAAATCGACCAAGGAGCAAGGCATTTATGTTTTATGCGATTTCCACCCATTTGTTGAGGACGCACCTAAAAATGTACGCTTACTGAAAGAGATAGCTCTTGAATACGAAGCGTTAAAACATACCATAGTGCTAGTGAGTCATGAGTTTACTATCCCTCCTGAAATCAAACATTATTGTGCACACTTTAGACTGTCACTCCCCAATACCGCTCAACTTTTAAACCTCATCTACGAACAAATCGACAAAGTCCGCAGCGAGGGCATGATGCTGAATGTCGATGATGAAGCCGTGGCAAAACTGGCTGAAAACTTAAGAGGGGTGACCTTTGACGATGCGAGGCGCTTAGCCCATAAGGCGATAGTCGATGATGGGGCGATTACTCACTCCGATATCGACAGTATTAACCGTGGTAAGTTTGAGCTGCTAGATATGCAGGGGGTATTGCAGTTTGAGTATGATACCAGTGACTTTTCTCAGGTGGCGGGTTTACATAATCTTAAGCAATGGCTGAGCCATAGAACGCCATCAGCGCATACACAAATACTCGAAGATAAACCTAAAGGGATCTTATTACTTGGCGTGCAAGGTAGCGGTAAGAGTCTAGCAGCAAAGGCGGTAGCTGGCATGTGGCAAAGACCACTGCTGAAGATGGATATGTCTGCGCTTTATAATAAATACATAGGTGAAACAGAAAAGAACCTGCGTAAGGCATTGGAACTTGCAGATTTGATGGCGCCATGTGTGCTCTGGATAGATGAAATAGAAAAAGGTCTGAGTAGTGGTAGTGGTAGTGGTGACGATGGCACCTCACAGCGAATTTTAGGTACCATTTTAACTTGGATGTCGGAGCGAAAATCAGATGTATTTCTGGTCGCTACTGCCAATGATATCAGTGCATTACCACCAGAACTGATGCGTAAGGGGCGTATGGATGAAATCTTCTTTGTCGACCTGCCCGATGCCAATATCCGCCAAGCTATTTTTCTTATTCATATTCAGCGACGTCAGCTTGAACCAACGCAGTTTGAGTTAGCTCAACTTGCTAAACTGAGTCAGGGTTTCTCTGGTGCCGAAATCGAGCAGGCGGTGATCTCTGCCATATATACGGCAAAGGCGTTAGAGCGAGAGGTGGATCAGAGCGCGCTGCTTGAGGAGCTGATGAAGACGCGGCCACTGTCAGTGGTCATGCGAGAGAAGTTGCAAGCCTTAAGGCAATGGGCTGAGGGGCGTACGGTTAATGCTCATCAATAG
- a CDS encoding VOC family protein, with amino-acid sequence MMRLEHLNLVVRDIPKALEFYRAIFPHWQVRGGGKSTWHGVERNWVHFGDDYQYLTFNDDGDADNRDLTGHQVGMAHFAFVTDDLDGVIARLAQIGRDIDKPGAEDPFRRNVYFIDPDGYEVEFVEYLTDIPTLRNRYD; translated from the coding sequence ATGATGCGTTTAGAACACTTAAATTTGGTTGTCAGAGATATCCCTAAAGCACTCGAGTTTTATCGAGCTATCTTTCCCCATTGGCAGGTTAGAGGTGGCGGAAAATCGACTTGGCATGGTGTGGAGCGTAACTGGGTCCACTTTGGTGATGACTACCAGTACCTAACATTCAACGATGATGGCGATGCTGACAATCGCGACTTGACTGGCCATCAAGTCGGCATGGCACATTTTGCTTTTGTCACCGATGACCTAGATGGTGTCATCGCTCGTTTGGCACAAATCGGTCGAGACATAGATAAACCTGGCGCCGAAGATCCTTTTAGACGCAACGTGTACTTTATTGACCCCGATGGTTATGAGGTCGAGTTTGTCGAATACCTGACTGATATCCCAACACTTCGTAATCGCTACGATTAA
- a CDS encoding YcxB family protein, whose product MNQQYSYTTQYTLDKSHFSECYDESVVVDKTIRAYRKAIIFSIVGIALLLTNINGYASWFIIALGALEALSVYFRKPWWLMRQMMSKAANNEVTLTIDESGITNDSFYVQGTILWQDINSITSTEQGFLIKHAKGTSYLSKRSLDKQATEFVSSKMSETND is encoded by the coding sequence ATGAACCAACAATACAGCTACACCACACAATACACATTAGACAAGAGCCATTTTAGCGAGTGCTACGATGAATCTGTTGTGGTCGACAAAACCATACGCGCTTACCGCAAGGCCATTATCTTTAGCATCGTAGGTATCGCCTTACTGCTAACCAATATCAATGGCTATGCCTCGTGGTTCATCATAGCCCTAGGTGCTCTCGAAGCCCTAAGTGTCTACTTTAGAAAACCATGGTGGCTGATGCGCCAGATGATGAGCAAAGCCGCAAATAACGAAGTGACCTTAACCATAGATGAGTCAGGCATAACTAATGACTCATTCTATGTTCAAGGTACTATATTGTGGCAAGACATCAACAGCATCACCTCCACAGAGCAAGGTTTCTTAATCAAGCACGCCAAGGGAACCAGTTATCTGTCTAAGCGCAGCCTGGATAAGCAAGCCACTGAGTTTGTTTCAAGCAAGATGTCAGAGACAAATGACTAA